One Microbacterium marinum genomic window, ACGTCGCCGGGCTGATCGAGACCGGCGCACGCATGATCCAGGCGAACCGCGATCGACAGGGGCGCACCTTCACCGGCGACAACCGGCCGGGGCAGCAGACCTGGGTCTACCGCCGCGAGGGCAAGCCCTGCCGGCGCTGCGGCACGCTGATCCGCGGTTCGGAACTCGGCTCGCGCGCCACGAGCGAGCGGATCATCTTCTGGTGTCCGGTTTGTCAGCCGTGACGCCTCTCGGAGTTCAGTCCGACGAAAGACCCACGATGCGGTAGCGGCGCTCCAGCCCCGCCGTCGCCCTGCCCCACTCGCTGTCGGCCATGCGGCGTTGATGCGCGCGGAACGCGGCTTCATCGACGAAGAGCTCCTCGACCGACCACGCCCGGCCCCCGCCGAGCGGCGTGATCTCGAATCGCACGCAGCCGGGTTCGGCGAGCGTCAGCTCGATGTGCTCGGCGAGGTGGCGGCGGACGACGTCGGCCTCCTCCTCCGACCGGCAGATGAGCCGACCGGTCAGACGCACGCCGCCGATATCCACGTCAGTGCCCGATGTAGCGGCCGGGCCGGTGGTTGAGTGCCAGGACGATGTTCAACACGACGGCTCCGGCCGCGGACATGAGCACGTTCGGCCAGGGGACGACGAGCAGTGCGAGCAGGATGATGAGGACATCGAAGACCATCATCGTCCACCCGACGCGGATGCCGGTGGCGTCGTGGATCACGAGAGCGACCACGTTGATGCCGCCGAGGCTCGACCCGTGACGGAACACGATCAGCAGGCCGATTCCCGCCAGGAGGTTGCCGGCGAGGGTGCCGAAGACGGGGTCTATCGATTCGACCTGCAGGAGGCGTTCGATCACCACAGAGAAGCCCGAGACGAGCGCGACGGAGACGGCGGTGCGCAGCGAGAACGCCCAGCCCCGCTTCCAGACGGCGAGCGCCGCGAAAGGCAGGTTCACCGCGGCGAAGAGGGCCCAGAACGGCCATGCCACCGCGTGGCCGAGCAGGAGCGAGAGCCCCGCTGTGCCCCCGGTGACGGCGACGCTGAGGTCGAGGAGGAACAGCCCGAGCGACACGGTGAACGTTCCCGTCAGCAAGCCCACCACATCGTCGAGCAGGGTGTGCGGCGCCGCCTTCTGTTCGAAGACGAGAGACGGGCCCGTTTCGGGTGCGGCGACGTCGATGGCATCACCCGCCGGGGAGAGATCCCCCGCTGCGGCGGGGTCGGAGAGCGGGTCTCGGGCGTCGGTCACCGCAACACCCTATATACCTCGCGGTCAACCCCGTGTTTCGCATCCATCTGAGGGAATGAAATGTACGTACGCGCGTTGTACCCGGCAAGGAGGTTCCGTGGGTAAGAACTACATCGACATCGAGAACGACCGAGGCGAGACGCTGCGCTACCGCAAGCACGTCAACGGACGCGGCTTGATCGCGAACGGCGCCAAGGTGCACCCGAGCGCGCTCGTCGAAGCAGGGGCTTACGTCGAACCCGGCGCCCAGATCGCCGCCGGCGCACACATCGGCCGCGGCGTCTGGATCGAGCCGGATGCCGTGATCGGCCCGAACGCCGAGATCGCCCCCCACGCGCACATCGGCCCCGGCGCGGCGATCGGCCCCGGCGCGAAGATCGGCGTCCGCACCTTCATCGGCGCGGGTGCCCGCGTGGCCGGTGAATCGCTCATCGGAGACGACGAGAGCGTCGGCGACGGCGAGCGGATCGCCACCGACCGACGCGGTCTGCGACTCGCAGCCTGACCGCCGTTGAGCCGATGGCGTCGGAAGACGCCGTTAGCATCGCCCCATGTCCACCCGTCGCCGGCTGCTCCTCGGAGCGGCCGGCGTTCTGCTTCTCACGCTGGTTCTCTTCGCCGTCCTGACGGGTCAGGGCGGACGGGCGCAACCGGAGACGACGGAGAACGTGGCGCTGCCAGACTCGGCATCCGTGTTCACGGTGGAGTACGTCTTCGACGGAGACACAATCGAGGCGAGACCGGTGGATGCCGGGGCGCGGCGGGTCGCCGGGACCACGGAATCCGTGCGGATGCGCCTGATCGGCATCGACACCCCCGAGGGCACGCCGACGCCCGAGTGCGGGGCGGAGGCGGCCCGCGACCGGCTGCGCGATCTGCTCCCCGAGGGATCCCGCGTGTGGATCGACGTGGATGCTGAGCCACGCGATCGCTACGACCGCCTCCTGGTCTACCTCTGGTCGCGGGAGGGCGAGTTCGTGAACGCGACGCTCGTCCGCGAGGGGCACGCCGTCGCGCTCCGCATCGAGCCGAACGTCGCCCACGCCGAGCTGTTCGCTGCGGAGGAGGATGCCGCACGGCGAGACGGCACCGGCGGCTGGAGCGCCTGCGGCTGACCGACACCGGCATGCGGAGGCGTCGCGGCTACGCTGAGCCCATGGCAGCGCGCGGTGGATCGTCCAGTCGGGGTGGATCGCCACGCCGAGGCGGAGCGGCCGGCAAAGGCGGCTCCCGGAGCGGAGGCGCCCGCCCGTCCGGCGGCTCCGCCCGAAAGAGCACCCCGAAGCGGAACGACCGTGAGGCCCCGGCGACACCGACGCCCGCGGGCCCGTTCCGCCTCGGCGCCGTCCCCGGAGCGACCCCCGGCAAGTGGATCGACACGTGGAAGCAGCGGATGCCGCATGTCGCCCTCGACCTCACCTCGCTCACGGTCGCGGATCAGCGCTCCGCTCTCGCCCGCGGAGAGGTGGATGCGGCGATCGTCCGGCTTCCCCTCGACGCCGACGGTCTCCATGTGATTCCGCTCTACGACGAGGTCACCGTCGTGGTCTGCGACGTGGATTCCCCGCTGACCGCCGCTGACGAGCTCACCGAGGCCGACCTCGAGGGGGAGGTCGTGATCGTGCCGGGCGACGACGTCCTCGGCATCCGTCTCGAGGGAACCGCATCGCCTCGGTTCGATAACCCCGCCACGACCGGCGAGGCGATCGAGACCGTGGCGACGGGCGTCGGAGTGGTGGTCGTGCCGATGTCGTTGGCCCGGCTCCATCACCGCAAAGACGTCACGTTCCGCCCGCTGGTCGGCGCACCGACCTCGTCGGTCGCCCTCGCGTGGCCGGTCGATGCGACGACCCCCCTGGTCGACGCCTTCGTGGGGATCGTGCGCGGCCGGACCGCGAACTCCTCGCGCTGACGCCGCCGGGTCGGGCCCCGGGGGCGATTTAGAATCGACCCATGGCTCCGCTCGTCTACCTCTGCGTCCGCCCGCAGGTGGATGCCGCGGATGGGGAGTATGCGTCGTTCGCCGCGGCGATGCAGCTCGACGCCGACGGTCTCGAGCGCTGGAACCTGGTCGAGGAGCCGCTCCCGGCCGACGTGTTCACCCGCTGGCGCGGGTTCGTCGTGGGAGGCAGCCCGTTCAACACCACCGACGACGACGCCGCGAAGTCGGCGGCGCAGCGTCAGATCGAGGCGGGGCTCGAGGCCGTGGCACTCGAGGCCGCTGCCGGCCGGACTGCCGCGCTGTTCACCTGCTTCGGGATCGGCGTCGCGACGCGTGCTCTGGGCGGCGAGGTGACGCGCGACTATCCCGAGGGCACGGGCCCCACATCGATCGAGCTGACCGATGACGGACGCGTCGATGCCCTCTTCGGCGGCATCGCCCCGGCCTTCACGGCCCTGACCGCTCACAAGGAGGGGACGGCACGGCTGCCGGACGGCGCGGTTCTGCTGGCCCGGAACGACGACTGTCCTGTGCAGGCCTACCGTGTCGGCGATCGCCTGTACGCAACGCAGTTCCACCCCGAGCCGACCGGCGTCGCGTTCACCGAACGCATGACGATCTACCGGAACCACGGATACTTCGACGCGAGCGAGTACGACCTCGTCGCCGAGCGCGTGCTCGCCGCGGATCTCCTCGAAGCGCAGCGCCTTCTGCGCGCTTTCGCGACAGCGTTCTGAATCGGCGCGCGTCAGCGGCGCAGGGCGAGCTCGCCCCGGCGACCCGTCGCCCACATGACGAGCGGGACCAGCACGACGATGGCGGCCGCGACCCACGCAGCGATGGCCACGGGAGTCGACTCGGGTTCGCCCGAGAATCGACCGACACCGATCCAGAGCAGCCCCCATGCCGAGGCCAGCGCCGGAGCGAGTCGTCCGCCCGTGGCGATCGCGGTGGCACCGGCGATGAGCACCACCACGACGAGGACCGCGATGCCCCACGCGTCGGCGACTTCGGCCCATGAACTCGGGGCGACCTCTGCAGTGAGCCACGCGGTCGTATTGGCCACCGTGGCGAGCGTCACCCATCCGAGGTGCAGTCCGACGGTGACGTCGGTGAAGAGGGTCTCGGCGATCGTCCGCGGCGGGGTGCGCACGAGGATCCGGATGGTCGCCCCGAGCGCGGCGAGAAGCAGCACGATCGTGATGACCGTCAGGATCAGGGTCGTGAACTGCGCGGCGAGGAGCCACGCTCCGTTGAGGACGGCGGTCAGGGCGATCGGGTAGCCCGCGCGACGCTGACGTTCGCTGTCGCGCTGCGAGGGCAGGGCCTGCCACACGGTGTACGCGATCATGAACAGGTAGATGAGGCTCCAGATGGAGAACGCGGAACTCGCCGGCGCGAGCACTGTGGCGTTCGCTGACAACGCGCCGCCCTGCAGATCCTGCACGGGTGTACCCCCGAGCACGCCGGCGCCGAACATGGCCGCGATGATCATGAAGACGACTGCCGAGATGACGACGATCTGACGGGTGATGTCGGAACGGGATGCCGCGGCGGAACTCATCATGCGGTTCACGGTATGCGCGGAGCGTGGATGGGTCAGCATCGTTGACAACACGCGCGCATCGGCCTACCACGGGGCGGATCGGCCCGCCTCTGGGCCGCGCGTGAAGATGAGCGATCTCTCATCTGATCGGGCGTTTCGGGTGGTGGAAATGCGGGCGGGAATGTCGGAGGCCCTCACCAGAATGAGGGTATGACCAGCACGGCGGAGACTCCCGGATCGGACGCGTTCCTCGCGTCTTTGGCTGGGTTCGTGCATGAGGTCGAGTCCGCCGGGCGGCAGGTCGCGGCGGCGCAGATCCGTGAGATCCGGGTGCTCGCCGCGGCGGGTCGGCTCGCGGAGACCCAGTCGGCGGGGTCGCCGGGTCGGGTGCGAGAGCACGACATGATCCTCCGATCGATCGCGGCGGAACTCGGCGGCGTGATGCGGGTCGCCGACCGGACCGTGCAACGCCGGATCAGCGATGCCCGCGTGATCGTGGAGGACTTCCCGGGCGCCCTGGCCGCGTGGGAGACGGGTGCCATCACGCGAGGCCACGTGCTCGTCATCGTCGAGACCGGGTCGGTCGTTCCGCCGGAGCTGCGAGCCGAGTTCGAGACCGCGGCGATCACCCGGTGCGAGCGGGATACACCGAACCGCGTGCGAGCGGAGCTCGAGATCCTGGCGCAGCGGATGCACCCGCGGTCGTTCACCGAACGCCACGCGGAGGCGACCGCGGGACGGTGCGTACGGGTCCTCCCTGGGCGCGATGGGATGTCCGATCTGGTCGCGACGCTTCCGACGGCAATCGTCGAGGGCGTGCATGATCGGCTGACACAGATGGCGCGGGCGATCATCGACACCCGCGGTGAGCGGGCCGATGCCGCAAGCGGCGACCGCACTGCGGGTGCCGTCGACGACGCGGGGATCGACGCCCACGACCGGCACGAGGCGATCACGACCGACGCCCGGTCCGCCGACCAGGTCCGTGCCGATGTGTTCGCCGACCTGCTCCTCGCGGGCACGCCCGCCCTCGACGACACGCGCGACACGACCGCGGGTCCGCTCGGTGCGATCCGGGCACGAGTGCAGGTCGTCATCCCCGCCCTGGCGCTCGCGGGTGCGGACGAAGCGTGCGACCTCGTCGGCCGCTCCCCCATCGACCCGACCACCGCGCGGCTGCTCGCCGGGTCGACGCCCACGTGGGAACGACTCGTCACCGACCCGATCACCGGCACCGTGCTCGCCGTGGACTCGTACCGAGTACCCAGTGCGATGCGCCGGTACCTGCAAGCCCGCGACCAGCACTGCCGATTCCCCGGATGCCGCACCGCGGCGATCCGCTGCGAAGTCGATCACACCCACGACGCGGCGCTCGGCGGGGCGACGGAAACGACGAATCTCGCGCATCTCTGCCAACGCCACCACTCGATGAAGCAGTTCACCGCCTGGAGGGTCCGACAACTCAAGGGTGGCGTCCTCGAATGGACTTCACCCCTTGGCAGGACCTACCGCGAAGACGCACCCACCCCGGCCGTCGCCTTCACCCCTGCCGCACCCACGCACGACGACGGCCGAGCACCCTATTGAGCCCGCCGCCCGCTCACCGACCGATGACGACCGCCGACTCCGGCGCGATGACGAGGGATTCGCCCGCGGCGTCGGGCTCGCGCGTCGCGATCCACACGTCACCGCCCGCAACCTCCCACGGCTCATCCGTCAGGTTCACGACGATGCGCACATCCCGGCGCCGGAGCACATAGCGCCGACCCGATTCGCGCACCTCGACCTCCGCATCCCGGCCACCCGGACCGGGATCCGTCAGCTGGGGCCGCTCGCGCCGTAACCGGGCCAGACTCCGATACAGGTCGAGCAGACGACCGTGCTCACCCTTCTCCCGCTCGTCCCAATCGAGCTTCGACCGCTCGAAGGTCGCCGGATCATTGGGCAGCGGCACGATGCTCTCGTCCCACCCCATCTTCACGAACTCTGCGATCCGCCCCTTCGCCGTCGCCTCGGCGAGCTCGGGCTCGGGGTGCGAGGTGAAGAACTGCCACGGCGTCGACGCGCCCCACTCCTCGCCCATGAACAGCATCGGCGTGCCCGGCGCGGTCAGCGTCAGCACCGCCGCGATCGCCAGCCGATCGGCCGACAGCGTCGCCGTCAGACGGTCGCCCGCCGCACGGTTGCCGATCTGATCGTGATCCTGCGCGTACGTCACGAGGCGCCACGATGCCGCGTCGTCGGGCACCGGCTTGCCGTGATCCCGCTCACGGAACGACGAGTAGGTCCCGTTGTGGAAGAACCCCTCGGTCCACACCTTCGGCAGCGCCTCGGGATCGGCGAAGTCCTCGTAATACCCGACCGTCTCGCCGGTGAGCGCGACGTGCACGGCGTGGTGCCAGTCGTCCGACCACTGCGCCGCCAGACCGTACCCGCCGGCCTCGCGTGGCAGGAACATCACCGGATCGTTCAGGTCGCTCTCTGCGATCAACGTCAACGGCCGCCCGACGTGCGCGCTCAGCGCATCGGCACGCTCCGCGATCTCCTGCAGGATGTGCACCGGTTGCTCGCCGGACTCGTGCAGGGCGTGCACGGCATCGAGCCGCAAACCGTCGACGTGATAATCCCGCAGCCACATCAACGTGTTCTCGACAATGAACTCGCGCACCGCCGACTCGTCCAGGTTCAGGCTGTCGCCCCATGTGTTCCGCGACCCGTCGCGCAGGTACGGCCCGAACTCCGGCAGGTAGTTGCCACTCGGGCCGAGGTGGTTGTAGACGACGTCCTGGATCACCGCGAGGCCCGCCGCATGCGCGGCATCCACGAATCGCTGATACGCCGCAGGTCCGCCATAGGTCTCCTGCACGGCGTACCAGAGCACACCGTCGTACCCCCAGTTGTGCGTTCCGTTGAAGGCGTTCACCGGCAGCAGCTCGATGTGGGTCACCCCGATGTCGACGAGATGATCGAATCGGGCGATCGCGGCATCCAACGTCCCCTCCGGGGTGAACGTGCCCAGGTGGAGTTCGTAGATCAGCCCTCCCGCCAGCTGCCGGCCGGTCCAGTCGCCATCGGTCCAGGGGAAGGATGCCGGCTCGTACCAGGCCGACGCCTCGTGCACGCCCCGAGGCTGACGCCGCGAGCGCGGGTCGGGTCGCACGCTCTCGGCGTCGCCCAGGACGAACCCGTACTCGTCACCGTCCGCGAGTTCGACGTCGGCGCGCCACCAGCCGTCCGCCGCCGCGTGCAGGGCGACGTCCTCCCGCCCGGGGCGACGTAGTCGCACCCGCTCCTGACGCGGAGCCCACACCTCGATCATGAGACGTTCCCTTCCTGGATCTCGTCGACCGGCACGAGCAAGGCCACCGGATAGGTTTCCAACAGCTCCGCCAGCCGCACCGCGGTGCCCTCGAAGCGACGTCCGGTCAGGACGTCCACCGTGGGACCCGAGTGGCGCAGCAGCAGCGTGTCGCCCCAGCCGCCTCGGGCGGCGAGGCCCACGGGCAGACGGGTGGCCACGGCGACCGCGCCGCCGCGGTCGAACGCGACGGCATGCTCTTCGGCCGAACCGACGACGGTCATCGGCGTGTACCGCGTGAACAGCTCGGGCTGGTCTCGACGCAGCCGCAGGGCCCTCGAGGTCACCAGGAGCTTGACCGCGCCGGATGCGTCGATCCCCGGCATCCATCCCTCGTCGAGACGGGCCAGCAGGCGCCGCCGCTCCTCGAAATCGACCTCGCGGCGATTGTCGGGATCGACGAGGCTGTGGTCCCAGAGCTCCGTGCCCTGATACACGTCAGGGACGCCGGGACCGGCGATCTGCAGCAGCTTCATCGACAGCGAGTTCGACCGACCGTGGGGGGTGATCTCCTCGACGAACGCTTCCACGATCCGACGGGCGTCGCCGAACGCGGCATCCACCATCGCATGCATCCGCTCCTCGAACGCCTCATCGGGAGAGGTCCACGTCGTGCTCAACCCCGCCTCGCGCGACGCCTTCTCGGCGTACGCGTGCAGTCGCTCGCGGCTCGCGGGCCACGCCCCGACGATCGCCTGCCAGAGCAGGTTGTCGAGCGGGCCGTCGTCCGTCGACGCGACGGCGCGCAGCTCGCCCAGCACCTCGGCCCAGCGCTCCGGCAGTTCCGAGAGCACCGCGAGCCGGGCCCGCACGTCTTCGCTGCGCTTCGTGTCGTGCGTCGACAGCGCCGTCATCGCCTTCGGCCACGTCGACTGGCGGCGAGCGGATGCCGCGTGGAACGCGTCCACTCCGGCGGTCCAGTGGTGCGGGTCGCCGCCCACCTCGGTCAGCGAGGTGAGCCGCGTCCAGCGGTAGAACGTGGTGTCCTCGACGCCCTTGGCCATGACGGGTCCCGTGAGCTGCATGAAGCGGCGGGTGAACTCGCCCTCCGGGGAGACGGCAAGTCGCGCCGCGATCGTCCGGAACACCGGCGCGAGATCGGGCCGACGTTCGGACGCCGTGAACACCGCGTCCGCCACGTGATCCGCTCCCGCCGGGAGATACGCGCGGTACACCGGGAACGCGGCCAGCATCTCGGCGAGCGCGTCCTCCCACCCCCCGTCCGTTGCGCCGCCCCGGTCCGCGGGAGCGACGAGGTTCGTCAGCCGCAGCAGCTCCGCCCGGAGTCCGCCGGTCGCCCACGCGAGCTTCGCCTCATGGACGACATCGTCGTAGTCCGGCTCATCGCGGCCGCGCAGGTGCGCGTCGAGACGAGCCAGCCGCGCTTCACCGGCCGGATCGGTCAGCACCCAGTCGAGAGCGGCCATCGCGTCGTACCCGGTCGTGCCGTCGGTCGCCCACCAGGCGGGAAGGTCTTCGCCGTGCTCGAGGATCTTCTCGACGAGCACATACGCATCGCCGGTCGCGGCGGCCAGCAGGTCGAGGTAGCCGCCGGGGTCGGCGAGTCCGTCGGGGTGATCCACCCGCAGGCCGTCGGCGAGTCCCTCGCGGATCCAGCGGACGATCTCGACGTGGGTCGCGTCGAAGACCGCGGGGTCTTCGACGCGGACACCGGCGAGCGTCGTCACCGCGAAGAACCGCCGGTAGTTCAGCTCGGCATCGCGTCGCCAGAACAGCAGCTCGTAGTGCTGCCGCTCGAGCACCTCCGCAACGGGCCCCTCCCCTGTCCCGTCCGCGAGCGGGAACTCATGGTCGAAGTAGCGCACGACACCGGCATCCGTGTCGATCGTGATCTCGCCGGCGTCGATGGCGACCTCGAGTTCACTGCCGAGGACGGGCAGTCGAACCCGTCCGCCGAGCGCCCAGTTGATGTCGAACGCCGCCGCGTGCGGCGACGCCTGCCCCTGCCGGAGCACGTCCCACCACCATGGGTTCTGCCTCGGGTCGGAGACGCCCTGATGGTTCGGCACGATGTCCACGAGCACGCCGAGTCCCGCGTCACGCGCGGCTGCCGAGAAGCGATCGAGGCCCGCCGCGCCGCCCCGCTCGGGGTCGATGGTCGTCGGATCGACGACGTCGTAGCCGTGATCCGATCCGCTCGTCGCCGTGAGTAGGGGCGACAGGTACGCCCAGTCCACGCCGAGCTGTCGGAGGTAGTCCGCCAGCTCGGCGGCGGAGTTGAGGTCGAATCCGCGCCGGATCTGCAGCCGGTAGGTCGATACGGGCGCCGGGCGATGGGGTGAGCGGGTCACGGCATCCTTCTGTTCCGTCGAGAGGGTCGGCTGTCAGTGCGGCAGTTCGGCCGGAGGCGCCTGCGCAGGGATCACATCGATCGTTCCCGTGAGGGCTGCGAGCGACGCCGCCACCGACGGGTCGGACTCGACGATCTCCTCCTCGTGGTCGCGCAGGACGACGAGGGCCTTCGCCCCGACCGTCACCGAACCGCCGGGTTCGATCACGGGACTGTCCGCCGCCCCGCCGGCCGTGTCGACCAGCACCTCCCAGCGCGGGCTCGCCGTCGCGGTGGGGATGGTGAAGTCGACGGCCTCATCGCCCGCGTTGAAGTACACGAAGAAGTGACGATCGTGGATCTCCTCGCCACGGCGGTCACGCTCGCGGATGCCGTCACCGTTGAGGAACACGCCGACGGCGCGGCCGAAGCCCGAGTCCCAGTCCTCCGGCTGCATCTCCGAGCCGTCGGGGCGGACCCACGCGATGTCGGGCAGCGGCGAGCCTTCTTCGCGACGCACCGGACGTCCGTCGAAGAAGCGCCGGCGTCGGAACGTCGGGTGGTCCCGCCGCAGCCGGGCGAGCACCGAGGTGAACTCAACCAGGGGCTGGTCGACGGAGCTCCAGTCGATCCAGGTGATCTCGTTGTCCTGCGCGTAGCCGTTGTTGTTGCCGCCCTGGGTCCTGCCGAGCTCGTCGCCGTGCGAGATCATCGGCACGCCCTGGCTGAGCAGGAGCGTCGCGAGGAAGTTGCGCTGCTGGCGCGCCCGCACGGTGAGGATTTCGGGATCGTCCGTGGCACCTTCGACGCCGTGGTTGAACGACCGGTTGTGGGACTCTCCGTCGTTGTTGTCCTCGCCGTTGGCCTCATTGTGCTTCTCGTTGTACGAGACGAGGTCGCGCAGCGTGAATCCGTCGTGGGCGGTGACGAAGTTGATGGATGCCACCGGCCAACGCCCGTCCTGCTCGTACAGGTCAGCCGACCCGGTGAGCCGCAGCGCGAACTCGCCGAGGGTGGAGGGCTCGCCACGCCAGAAGTCGCGAACCGTGTCGCGGTACTTCCCGTTCCATTCCGTCCACTGCGGCGGGAAATTGCCGACCTGGTAGCCGCCGGGGCCGATGTCCCAGGGCTCCGCGATCAGCTTCACCTGGCTCACTACCGGGTCCTGCTGCACGAGTTCGAAGAACGCCGACAGTCGGTCGACGTCGTAGAACTCGCGAGCGAGCGTGGAGGCGAGGTCGAATCGGAAGCCGTCGACGTGCATCTCGAGCACCCAGTACCGCAGCGAGTCCATGATGAGCTGCAGCGTGTGCGGGTTGCCGACGTTGAGGCTGTTGCCCGTGCCGGTGTAGTCGGTGTAGTACCGCTTGTCGTCGTCTTCGAGGCGGTAGTACGCCGCGTTGTCGATGCCGCGCATCGAGAGCGTCGGGCCCATGTGGTTGCCCTCGGCGGTGTGGTTGTAGACGACGTCGAGGATCACCTCGATGCCCGCGGCGTGCAGCGCACGGACCATCGCCTTGAACTCCTGCACCTGCTGGCCGACGCCGCCCGCGGCGGAGTACGTGTTCTGCGGCGCGAGGAACGCGATCGTGTTGTAGCCCCAGTAGTTGGAGAGCTCCTTCTCCTGCAGCGTCGAGTCGTTCACGAATTGGTGCACCGGCATGAGCTCGAGCGCCGTCACACCGATCTTCTTGAGATGCTCGATGACCACGGGATGCGCGATCGCGCTGTAGGTGCCGCGGATGTCCTCGGGGATGTCGGGGTGCGTCATCGTGAGGCCCTTCACGTGGGCTTCGTAGATGACGCTCTCGGCGTACGGCGTCTTCGGCTGGCGGTCGCCCTGCCAGTCGAAGTAGGGGTTGACGACGACGCCCT contains:
- the treY gene encoding malto-oligosyltrehalose synthase; the protein is MTRSPHRPAPVSTYRLQIRRGFDLNSAAELADYLRQLGVDWAYLSPLLTATSGSDHGYDVVDPTTIDPERGGAAGLDRFSAAARDAGLGVLVDIVPNHQGVSDPRQNPWWWDVLRQGQASPHAAAFDINWALGGRVRLPVLGSELEVAIDAGEITIDTDAGVVRYFDHEFPLADGTGEGPVAEVLERQHYELLFWRRDAELNYRRFFAVTTLAGVRVEDPAVFDATHVEIVRWIREGLADGLRVDHPDGLADPGGYLDLLAAATGDAYVLVEKILEHGEDLPAWWATDGTTGYDAMAALDWVLTDPAGEARLARLDAHLRGRDEPDYDDVVHEAKLAWATGGLRAELLRLTNLVAPADRGGATDGGWEDALAEMLAAFPVYRAYLPAGADHVADAVFTASERRPDLAPVFRTIAARLAVSPEGEFTRRFMQLTGPVMAKGVEDTTFYRWTRLTSLTEVGGDPHHWTAGVDAFHAASARRQSTWPKAMTALSTHDTKRSEDVRARLAVLSELPERWAEVLGELRAVASTDDGPLDNLLWQAIVGAWPASRERLHAYAEKASREAGLSTTWTSPDEAFEERMHAMVDAAFGDARRIVEAFVEEITPHGRSNSLSMKLLQIAGPGVPDVYQGTELWDHSLVDPDNRREVDFEERRRLLARLDEGWMPGIDASGAVKLLVTSRALRLRRDQPELFTRYTPMTVVGSAEEHAVAFDRGGAVAVATRLPVGLAARGGWGDTLLLRHSGPTVDVLTGRRFEGTAVRLAELLETYPVALLVPVDEIQEGNVS
- the glgX gene encoding glycogen debranching protein GlgX; protein product: MQVWPGSAYPLGATFDGNGTNFALFSEGAEKVELCLFDENGEETRVELIDVDAFVWHAYLPSVQPGQRYGYRVHGPYDPANGQRFNPNKLLLDPYAKAVDGQIEWDQSVFSYTFGDPDSTNDDDSAAAMMKGVVVNPYFDWQGDRQPKTPYAESVIYEAHVKGLTMTHPDIPEDIRGTYSAIAHPVVIEHLKKIGVTALELMPVHQFVNDSTLQEKELSNYWGYNTIAFLAPQNTYSAAGGVGQQVQEFKAMVRALHAAGIEVILDVVYNHTAEGNHMGPTLSMRGIDNAAYYRLEDDDKRYYTDYTGTGNSLNVGNPHTLQLIMDSLRYWVLEMHVDGFRFDLASTLAREFYDVDRLSAFFELVQQDPVVSQVKLIAEPWDIGPGGYQVGNFPPQWTEWNGKYRDTVRDFWRGEPSTLGEFALRLTGSADLYEQDGRWPVASINFVTAHDGFTLRDLVSYNEKHNEANGEDNNDGESHNRSFNHGVEGATDDPEILTVRARQQRNFLATLLLSQGVPMISHGDELGRTQGGNNNGYAQDNEITWIDWSSVDQPLVEFTSVLARLRRDHPTFRRRRFFDGRPVRREEGSPLPDIAWVRPDGSEMQPEDWDSGFGRAVGVFLNGDGIRERDRRGEEIHDRHFFVYFNAGDEAVDFTIPTATASPRWEVLVDTAGGAADSPVIEPGGSVTVGAKALVVLRDHEEEIVESDPSVAASLAALTGTIDVIPAQAPPAELPH